TTCTTTGTAGAGCGACACCAGGCGCACCTGCTCGCCGCGTTTGGCCAGTTCGTCAGCCGCCTGCACCATCGCCTTGATGAACTGCTGCCCCTTCGCGTCGTGAGGCCAGTCGCGCAGGATGAAGGACAGGTACTTGGCTTTTTTGAGGCTGCCGACTTCCAGGTCTTTGCTGGAGATCCACAGATTGGAAAGCAGGCTGGGGTCGGTGTACACCTCAACGTCGGCCTTTCCAAACGTGTTGCAATGCTGCTGGCTGGTACCGTCGCGCACGGAAATATAGTCACAGCGATTGATCACGCTGACGGCGCGGTCCAGCAGCTTGCCGCCGCCGTCAAATGGGCCCAGGCCGATACAGAACGCCGCGAGACGACGGTGGAAGTAGATCTTGTCGACACCACCACGCATGCCGACATACAACCGCAGCAGCGTGGACGTCAGGTCCGTCTGGGCCTTGATGCTCTTGTACAGCCTGGCCACGATGCCCTGGCGGGCGGTGGCCGCTTTAACCGGCGGGATAAATGAGAAGAACTGGCCCCCGCCGCCCAACACCACCAGGTCGGCCTTGACCGGCTCCTTGATGTGCAGCCACTTGATGCGCGGGTTGAAGTTCCTGGCGATCTGCGGGTGATCGACCCCCACCGCAATATCCGATTCTTTAAAGCGTTTTTTCAGAATATTAATGACGCATAGCATTAATACGTCATCACCCAAATTACCAGGACCGTATGCCCCCCGGATATATACTTTGCTGACATTCATGCTGGGCTTCCATTTTCCACGGGGTCGTTAAACACGGCATTCAAGGCAAACGTCGTTGCAAGAATGTAGATAAATATCAACGCCAGTATCATCAATCGATAGACCATACTTTCAACGTAGGCACTTGAGATAAAACTGACAAAAGGCAATGCCCACAAGACCAATATCCTGGGAGAAACCAGCAACTCCAGAGGGAGTATTTTCTTGTAGACGAAGTACGGCAGGCCGAGCAGGAAATGGATGAACTGGGAGCCGATAAATGCCTTGGCAATCCCGACGGCGCCCTCCTCCCTGAGCCATAGAGCACCCGCGATGAATAACAGGCCCCACAGCACGTTACTCATCACGCTGAACCAGGCCAGGTTCATCACGATCATCTTTCTTGAGATGCCTGACTTGAATGCACTGAGCAGTGAGCCAAGAATCACCAGTGTCAACGTGACTTCAAAATCCCGCCCCAGGAAACTACTTCCGTAGAGCTTCGCCAATAACTCGGGAAACATGATCACCGGCTGGATAATCACCAACACCACTAACCAGCCCGACAGGAAGTTCAAGGCGTCCAACTTGCGATTCCTGCCGCCCAGCGCCGCCGCCAGCATCGGCACCAGCACCGAGCCCAATACCACGGAAACATGGGAGAAGATCGCGTTCCATTGCATGGCCGCGGCGTACATGCCCAGCGCCGCAAGCCCGTTGGCAGTTTGGGCCAGCAGCTTGTTCGCAAACCAGTTCATCGGGGCCACCATCAAACCCGTCAACAACACCGGCAGGCCCACCGACAGCACCGCGTGCTTTTCACTGATTGCGCCCTTGAAACTCAGCCTGGTGTCCCGGGCCTTGAGTATTTTCCAGCACGCCAGCGCGCTGAAAAATACGATCAACAATTGAGAACCGGCCAACCCCAACAGCGCGCCGTTCAAGCGGAACTGAACGGTGAGGAAATACGTCGCCGGGATCGCGACAATCGCGATGATTCCATTGATCGTCGCAATCGAGCGGTACTGTCCCCAGCCAGTCAGGCAGCCTTGAGTCCAGCCCGACAAAATAATCAGCGTGATGGTGCTCAACACAATCAGCGACGCTGCGTTCAGGCTGTCGGTCCCCAGGATGACGCTGGAGAAGAAATACGGGAAAAACAGCGCTGTCCCGATGATCAGCGCACTGAACAACACCGAAAAAATCAGCGTCAGGGCGATGCCCTTGCCGGTTTTCTCGGCGCTCAGGTCCTTGAACTGCCCGATATGTTTGGCCGTCGCCGTGGTGGTGGCCTGGGCGGCGACGTTGGCCAGCATCACAATCGCGCTCTGGATCAGGCCGTACTCACCAAACGATTGCGCGCCCAATACACGCGCAACCAATATCCCGGTAATCACCACCGACACTTTCGTGGCGACGGCGGAGATGAAGCTCCATGCCGTGCTCGACACGAATTTTTTCAACAGTGTGCTGTTCATCCGGCATTCACCTGCAGGGGCGTGGTTATCAGCGGCTGGCGCGGGCTGAGGATCTTTTTGCGTTGCCGGGCGGCGTGTTCGGCACACACCCGCAGGACGATGGCGCCATACGCGATGCCGATGGCATACGGCTGATAAGGCGTGGCCGAAACAACGAACATCACGCCCAAAAACACGCCGATAGAGACCGCCACCCGGCTGTGCATGTGCTGGGTGATCGAGGTGATGAATACGTACAACAGGTACAACCCGATCAGCCCGTATTTAACGAAGTAGGTTAAGTAAGCACTGTCGATATTTGAGTTCTTGTCATCCAGGCCGCGGTATTCAAACCAGGGAATTTCGAACGGCGTTCCCGCGCCCAGACCCACAACGTAATGCACCGGGTTCATGCCCCGGATCAGCTCCAGCGCGGGGCTGAAGCGCGTTGCCAGTTGCGCGGCCATGCCTTCAGACGACAAACCGTCATTGATTCGATCGGCACCGATCATGTTGCTGATGCCGATGAACGCCATCAGCACCACGGCGCCTGCCAGGGCGGCCCCGAACATGCGCGCAGGCTTTTGATATTGGTGAATGATGATCGCCGCAAACACCGCCACGAAGATGAACCGTGAGTTGGCGATAAACAAACAGATGAGCGAGGTCGCCAGACAGAGGCGTGCGAGCTTTTTTCGCTGTTCAAACAGGCGTGGTTCGATGAAGTAATAGATCAGGTAGGCCACCGCTGCGTAAGTGCCCCCATCAAGATACCGATAGGCGTTTTCTTCGTAGTAGACGTCCTGAAACTTGTACAGCCCCAAGCGTAACCAGGCGATGTCCAGCACGTTGAACGCCGTCATCGCGATCAACAGCTTCAGCACCGTTTGCAACTTCAGGGTTTTTGCGGCGAGGGTCGCGATATTCGTCAGCACGATAAACGACAGGATCATGATAAAAGGCCGAACATCCTTCAGCAGGTACTTGTTCGAGGACTCCAGCAGGCCGCAGGCGAGCAGCACCACATACAGCCCGCACCCGAAGAGCAGCCCGCCCGGCGCCGTCAGTTGGCTCTTCTGCGTGAGCACCTGGCGGATCAGCAACGCACCCAGCCCGCCCACGATGTAGAAGTCAAAGAAGTAGATTCCCTTGAGGGAAATTATTTCGCTGTAGGAGTTGCCGGTAGGAATCACCGACAGCATCACCCCGAACAGCACAATGGAGTACTTCGCACTTTTGACCGCCAGCAAACCCGCCGACAGCGCGATTAGGGATAACAGGTAAAACATGGCTGGGTATTCTTCATGCGTATGTTGAATTTGGCACGCTACCGCCCCAGGATTTTTCGTTCATTTCCTGAAAACGTGGCGTCTAGCCTGCGGTTACTGCGCAGGACGCTGGGGCGCAACGATTTGGATCAGCTTCGATCGGCCTGGTACTCGTACTGGTAATACCCATAGTTGCCGTAGCCATAGCGGGCGGAGGCTTTCTTTTCGACGCCGTTGAAGATCGCGCCCCTGAGCGTGATGCCGTTTTGGGCGAACCGGCGCAGGGTGTGTTCGATCTCTTTGGCCGGGTTCAGGCCGTAGCGCGTCACGATCAGGTTGGTGCCCGACTGCCTTCCTACGATCGCCGCGTCGGTTACGGCCAACAGCGGCGGTGTATCCAGAATCACCAGGTCATAACGTGCGCTGACTTGCGACAACAGCTGGGTCAGGTTGCGGTGCATCAACAACTCAGAGGGGTTGGGCGGTATCTGCCCACGGCTGATGAAGTCGAGGTTTTCAACGCCGGTTTTGTGAATGGCAGTTTCGAGGGTGCACTGATTGGAGAGGACGTCCGAGAGCCCATCCTGGGCAGGCACGCCCAACACCTTGTGCAGGTAGCCCCGGCGCATATCCACGTCGATCAACAATACGCGCTGCCCGGTTTGCGCGATCACCGCGGCCAGGTTGACCGAGACGAAGGTTTTACCCACCTCGGGGCTGGGGCCCGAGATCATGATCCGGTTATTCGGCGCCTCGAGCATCGCGAAGTGCAGGCTGGTGCGCAAACTGCGCAAGGCCTCCACTGCCAGGTCTGTGGGGTGACTGATAGCCAGCAATGAAGAACCGGCATCGGTACGCCCACGGGCGCGGGAAATTTTGTCTTCTTCACCCTTTTGCAGCGTGCTGTAGGGAATCGATGCATACACCGGCAACCCCAATTGCTCGATGGCCTCGGGGCTCTCCAGGCCCCGGTTCAGCGCCTTGCGCAGCAGCACCAGCGCCACGGCCAGGAAACCGCCCAGCAGCGTGGCGATCAACACGATCAAGATCTTTTTCGGCTTGATCGGCTTGAGGTAATTGACGTCTGCGGTGTCGATCAGGCGCACGTTGCCCACGGTGCCCGCGCGCATCACATCCAGCTCCTGGGACTTGTTGAGCAACTGGGTATAAATGGCCGTACCCACCTCGACATCCCGGGTGAGGCTCAACAGTTCCTGCTGAGTGGAGGGCAGGCTCTCTACCCGGCTCGCCAGGCTATGTTGCTTGCTGGTCAGCTCGCCGATCTGGGTGAGCAACGCGCGATACGCGGGGTGCTGGCGGGTGAACTTGCGGTCCATCTCGGCCTGCTGCAGCTTCAACTCGGAGATGCTGGTATCGAGCCCCACGATCTGGTCGAGAATCGCTTTGGTTTCGAGGGTGATGTCCACTGACTTGCTACGGGTCTGGTATTCATTCAAGGCCTTGCCGGCTTTTTCCAGGTCCTTTTTGACCTGCGGCAATTGTTCCTTGAGAAACGCCAGGCTTTGCGCCGCCTCAGCCGAGGTACGCTCCACGTTTTGGCGCACGTAGATGGCCGCGATCTGATTGAGGATGTTGATCGCCTGGTCCGGGTCGGTGCTTTCCAGCGCGAGCCCGATCATGCCCGACTCTTTACCTCGCTCGACCACGTCCAGGTTCTCCTGGTAGTCGAGGATGCTGGTCAGGCGCGCATTGCGCATCACCCGAAAACGCGTGCCAGGCCTGGCGTGCAGTTCTTCAATCTGAAACGCAAGGCCATTTTTCTCGAACAGTTGCCCCGCCTCGCCGGCCGCCAACACCTGGTCATCTTCATCCACCAAGGTGAACTGCGCGTGTTCACCCACGGTCAGGGTCAGCTTCTTGCCCAGTTGCCCGTCGGGTAAGTCCAGCTTGAATATTTTCAGCGACTCGCCACCCCAGGCGAAACTGTCCAGGCCCAGCAGGGGCTCGGCGACTGCACCGGGGTTGGCCTTCTGGAAGCGGCGCGCCAGGAATTCACCCACCACCGGGAAGTACATCGGCTGTACAACAACATCGAGTTTCAGGTTGTCGACGGTTTTGCCAATCACGTAGCGGGACTGGATCAGCTCAATCTCGGTGGCCGACGGCGACTCCTTGCCCAGCATGCCGCCGATGTCCGAAAAGCCCAGCAAGTCGTTCTTTTTCGCTTCAACCTGCAACAGGGCATTCGCCTGGTAGACCGGGGTCGCCAACACCGCATACGCGGCGCCCGTAACCATAAAGGCGCCGGTAATCGCCGCGATCAACCACTTGTGGTCGATCAGTGTTCCAAACAGACCAAGGAGATCAATCTCCTCGTTTTCGTCTTCCTGTGCGGTGATTGCTGGCGCTTGCTGCATAAGTCGGATTCTTAGCCTTTATATCGATTCAAAAGTAATGACGATCAGCGTACGAGACGCTGCGCCCACGCGTTTACGGCTTCTTCGATCAACGCATAAGCGTGCACAAAAGCAGCTTTCCCTTGGCGATAAGGGTCGCTGATCTCTCGCTCGCCTTGCCATTTCCCCAGCAGCAAGACCTTGCCTCGTGCCTCGGGAGCCATGCGCAGGACGGCACTGATGTGCTGCCGCTCCATCACCAGGATGAGGTCGGCTGCACTGATCGCCTGTGGCGCCAGTTGGGTGGCCTGGTGCTCATCGGCCGGATGACCATGGGCTTCAAGTACCGCACGCGCAGTGGCTTCAATCGGCTTGCCGACCAACGCGGCAATACCCGCAGAACTCACCTTGATCTCGCAGCGACTGAGCGCGCCACGCAAAAGGCTTTCTGCGGTGGGACTGCGGCAAATATTGCCAATACAGACAATCAACACGCTTTTAAACAAGGCACTCTTCCCCGGGTCATCCATTACCCCACAAAGTAATAACTTCAAGCTCATTACTTCACGGCAGTATTTATTACCATGGAACTTTAACTTCCCCCAAAATTATCGCCGGACAAAAAATAACACGCCGACATTTAACCAGACCTTTTATAACATTCATGACTGCGCAGCCTTTACCGGCTTTAAATTACATAACCGCCGAGAACGTTTTATGTAAACCGAGGAAGCTCCATGAGCGCACGTGCCCACACAGCCTGGTACTTGGTCCACTGTAAATCCCGACAGGACGCGCGCGCCGAGGAGCATCTTCAGCGCCAGGGCTATACCTGTTTCCGGTCTACCTACAAACGCGAACGGCTGATGAAGGGCCAGCGAAAGACCACGCAAGAATCGCTGTTCCCCGGCTATCTGTTTGTTCAAATGAGCCTGCAGGACAGCTGGAGCGCCCTGCGCTCGACCCGCGGCGTGGCACGGATCGTGGGCTTTGGCCCGCACCCGCTGGCGATCAGCGACGCCCTGGTGGGCGAACTGCAGGTACGGGAGCACCACGCGGTCGTGACTTCGCTGCTGCAACCGGGCGAGAGCGTACGCATCAACCAAGGGCCGTTTGCGGAACTGGAGGCGGTGTTTTTGGCCATGGACGGTGAGGAACGTGTGGTATTGCTGATGAACTTCCTGCAACGCGAACAACGAATCAACCTGCCACTGGCAGAAATCAGCCGAGTTCGAGCGAACGCCTGGCATAAAACTTAAACAGACAAAAATAACACCCAGCTATTTAACAGACTAAAACTAACATCCGGATACTTTTTCACAGCTTCAGAATAAAGTAATACGGGAATAAACAGCGAGGGACGGCCATGAAAAGTTCAAAGCTATTGGTAGAGCGTATCGGCCTGTTTCCCTCTTCGGGAAATATCCACGTCAAGGTGAACAGTTCAACCACGGTCGTTGAACGCATGCAGGTGTTGTATGCCAGCAACTCTCTGGACAGCGACGAATCCTGTACCGGGCTTTCAATGGTCTTTGCCGACTGGCGCTTCAAGTTGCAGGTGAGCAACCCGCTGTCCGTTTGCCTGTGTGTGGAAAGCCGCGGCGACAGCCATTTCATGCAAATTAAGACCGCCGAGTTACTTGCCAACATCTCCTGCACCGAGGAGCGGCCATGAGCATTTATGAGGACCTGAAACGTGCCTACGCCTTGAAAAGGCTCACCACCGCGTTTGAAGGTTTCGTGGGCCTGGCGCCCGACGAACAGTTACCCGCAGAGCACTTTGCGCGCAACACGCGAACCCTGGCGCACTGGCTGGATCATTTGCGCGGCAACGCGCCACTGGACATCACCGATACGCTGTTCAAGCAAATGAAGCGCTCCCAGCGCCGCGGCGATGCCCGACGCTTCAATTGCCAAACCGTACTGCTGGAGCTGCTGGTGGAGAGTAACCTGGCCCTGGACCTGGCGACTTACTCGGCGTTCAACGGCATGGAAGAGGCTCGCCAGGAAGGCTCCTGATGGGCCTGCTCGGCGCCTGAAACGGCCACGGCCACATGGTTGAGCAGTTTTTCGGCGTTGTACTTGGGCACCATCGCACTCAACAACAGAATCACCATCCCCCCACCGATCAAGGATGGGGAAACCTGCACGTCAACCACTTCAAGCCGCCACAGAAACGCCAGCGCCGCCATGCCACCCAGGAAGCCCCCGGCCAACGCCTCGTTGAGCGGGTGAATATAGGGGGCGACGCAATAGGCGCTGAACAAACCCGTGAGCAACATCCCGCCGATAGCCGCTGGCCAGCGCCAATCGGGGTTGACCCGACGCGCCACCAGGCTCATTGCCACCGGCACCATCAGCGAGGTGTTCATGGCGTGACCACTGAGCACGGCGATATCAAAGTGCTGAAGCGACACGCCCCAACCCTTGAAGAGCAACTTGCTGAACGCCACGATGGAATAGGTGCAAGCGATGGTCATCAGCCACCATTTGACCGCCTCGGGCCGGGAATACCAGAGCCAGACGGCGATCACCACTGCGGCCGGAATCATCACGGTGATGCCGCCATATTGCGCCAGTTCTTCGCGTATCAAAGTGCTGTTCCTTACCCGCAAGTTTTCCAGGCCCCAATGAGACCTCAGACCCGGGCAAAACACAACGACGAACCGCGGGCGCCCAGCAGCGTAACGAACTCGCCGGGGGCGATGTCCAGGTCCAGGCCATCGGTCGGGCTTCCTTCCTCATCAAGAACACCGCCAGGTGCGCCGCTGCGGTTTCATGCTATTCACATAAAAAACCTCAGTGAAATTCTATCTGGGAATAACCTAATGCTTTTTAAAATGCATATTTCTGATAACTAGTTAAAATTATGATTCTGTATTTTTATAATTAGGATAGAACCAATCGGCATTTTACAGGCCCGGGCGCCGGCCCTATTTTTAAGACCACAGACCGACCCCCTGCCCGGTGGAGGCTTTATTCCTGCCCTCAACAAGGACTGACCATGAGCATCGAATTTATCGGCTATATCGGCGGCCACCACGCTTCGGAGATCCACCCTCGCAGCGGCCCGACCTTGCAGCCCGACTACGTGGAAACCGTGGCCCGCGCCCACGAAGAGTCAGGCTTTGACCGCGCCCTGGTGGCCTTCCACTCCAACAGCCCGGACAGCACGCTGATCGCCGCTCATGCGGCCAGCGTGACGAAAAAGCTGCAGTTCCTGATTGCCCACCGGCCCGGGTTTGTCCAACCCACCCTCGCCGCCCGGCAATTCGCCACGCTGGATGTGTTCAACGGCGGGCGCACGGCCGTGCACATCATCACCGGCGGCGACGACCGTGAACTGCGGGCTGACGGCAGCCATATCGACAA
This genomic window from Pseudomonas sp. Bout1 contains:
- a CDS encoding polysaccharide pyruvyl transferase family protein; this encodes MNVSKVYIRGAYGPGNLGDDVLMLCVINILKKRFKESDIAVGVDHPQIARNFNPRIKWLHIKEPVKADLVVLGGGGQFFSFIPPVKAATARQGIVARLYKSIKAQTDLTSTLLRLYVGMRGGVDKIYFHRRLAAFCIGLGPFDGGGKLLDRAVSVINRCDYISVRDGTSQQHCNTFGKADVEVYTDPSLLSNLWISSKDLEVGSLKKAKYLSFILRDWPHDAKGQQFIKAMVQAADELAKRGEQVRLVSLYKERDQHLIDKYDQFQWLCWDAAGDTPESFMAKLIVESDVIISARAHGVLLPASLGFPTIAIEIENKLKKVHEMLPRGTRLVSTPNPEVIMSTISEFRQSKAQMAEHLKQEISQRASIAQQAVDDFLKWVDEK
- a CDS encoding oligosaccharide flippase family protein encodes the protein MNSTLLKKFVSSTAWSFISAVATKVSVVITGILVARVLGAQSFGEYGLIQSAIVMLANVAAQATTTATAKHIGQFKDLSAEKTGKGIALTLIFSVLFSALIIGTALFFPYFFSSVILGTDSLNAASLIVLSTITLIILSGWTQGCLTGWGQYRSIATINGIIAIVAIPATYFLTVQFRLNGALLGLAGSQLLIVFFSALACWKILKARDTRLSFKGAISEKHAVLSVGLPVLLTGLMVAPMNWFANKLLAQTANGLAALGMYAAAMQWNAIFSHVSVVLGSVLVPMLAAALGGRNRKLDALNFLSGWLVVLVIIQPVIMFPELLAKLYGSSFLGRDFEVTLTLVILGSLLSAFKSGISRKMIVMNLAWFSVMSNVLWGLLFIAGALWLREEGAVGIAKAFIGSQFIHFLLGLPYFVYKKILPLELLVSPRILVLWALPFVSFISSAYVESMVYRLMILALIFIYILATTFALNAVFNDPVENGSPA
- a CDS encoding DUF6369 family protein — translated: MFYLLSLIALSAGLLAVKSAKYSIVLFGVMLSVIPTGNSYSEIISLKGIYFFDFYIVGGLGALLIRQVLTQKSQLTAPGGLLFGCGLYVVLLACGLLESSNKYLLKDVRPFIMILSFIVLTNIATLAAKTLKLQTVLKLLIAMTAFNVLDIAWLRLGLYKFQDVYYEENAYRYLDGGTYAAVAYLIYYFIEPRLFEQRKKLARLCLATSLICLFIANSRFIFVAVFAAIIIHQYQKPARMFGAALAGAVVLMAFIGISNMIGADRINDGLSSEGMAAQLATRFSPALELIRGMNPVHYVVGLGAGTPFEIPWFEYRGLDDKNSNIDSAYLTYFVKYGLIGLYLLYVFITSITQHMHSRVAVSIGVFLGVMFVVSATPYQPYAIGIAYGAIVLRVCAEHAARQRKKILSPRQPLITTPLQVNAG
- a CDS encoding polysaccharide biosynthesis tyrosine autokinase, with the protein product MQQAPAITAQEDENEEIDLLGLFGTLIDHKWLIAAITGAFMVTGAAYAVLATPVYQANALLQVEAKKNDLLGFSDIGGMLGKESPSATEIELIQSRYVIGKTVDNLKLDVVVQPMYFPVVGEFLARRFQKANPGAVAEPLLGLDSFAWGGESLKIFKLDLPDGQLGKKLTLTVGEHAQFTLVDEDDQVLAAGEAGQLFEKNGLAFQIEELHARPGTRFRVMRNARLTSILDYQENLDVVERGKESGMIGLALESTDPDQAINILNQIAAIYVRQNVERTSAEAAQSLAFLKEQLPQVKKDLEKAGKALNEYQTRSKSVDITLETKAILDQIVGLDTSISELKLQQAEMDRKFTRQHPAYRALLTQIGELTSKQHSLASRVESLPSTQQELLSLTRDVEVGTAIYTQLLNKSQELDVMRAGTVGNVRLIDTADVNYLKPIKPKKILIVLIATLLGGFLAVALVLLRKALNRGLESPEAIEQLGLPVYASIPYSTLQKGEEDKISRARGRTDAGSSLLAISHPTDLAVEALRSLRTSLHFAMLEAPNNRIMISGPSPEVGKTFVSVNLAAVIAQTGQRVLLIDVDMRRGYLHKVLGVPAQDGLSDVLSNQCTLETAIHKTGVENLDFISRGQIPPNPSELLMHRNLTQLLSQVSARYDLVILDTPPLLAVTDAAIVGRQSGTNLIVTRYGLNPAKEIEHTLRRFAQNGITLRGAIFNGVEKKASARYGYGNYGYYQYEYQADRS
- a CDS encoding low molecular weight protein-tyrosine-phosphatase gives rise to the protein MFKSVLIVCIGNICRSPTAESLLRGALSRCEIKVSSAGIAALVGKPIEATARAVLEAHGHPADEHQATQLAPQAISAADLILVMERQHISAVLRMAPEARGKVLLLGKWQGEREISDPYRQGKAAFVHAYALIEEAVNAWAQRLVR
- the rfaH gene encoding transcription/translation regulatory transformer protein RfaH, encoding MSARAHTAWYLVHCKSRQDARAEEHLQRQGYTCFRSTYKRERLMKGQRKTTQESLFPGYLFVQMSLQDSWSALRSTRGVARIVGFGPHPLAISDALVGELQVREHHAVVTSLLQPGESVRINQGPFAELEAVFLAMDGEERVVLLMNFLQREQRINLPLAEISRVRANAWHKT
- a CDS encoding phosphomannomutase, translated to MKSSKLLVERIGLFPSSGNIHVKVNSSTTVVERMQVLYASNSLDSDESCTGLSMVFADWRFKLQVSNPLSVCLCVESRGDSHFMQIKTAELLANISCTEERP